In a single window of the Papaver somniferum cultivar HN1 chromosome 8, ASM357369v1, whole genome shotgun sequence genome:
- the LOC113305842 gene encoding putative F-box protein At1g50870, whose protein sequence is MLDEHSEQKASRQKRKNRNTELRVKKKNNKRGSRRNKKMISKTSKRRRIRDANNPDKPATRLIADDVVVVLLSRLPVKSLMRFKCVCKRWKLIIEDPHFIHSHLTHSETRPCLFVLLPKSKPWEGCARDYESFISADLHLSGRAANVHTIRKTKLLYREILGPITGLVCLVDNCAVQIHNVSTMESTPWIKSKVCMNREKDDCIVNILEEPRCYFGFDPTTKKHKAIFVWCRGKFQDFPVCEVLTVGDNTWR, encoded by the coding sequence ATGTTGGACGAGCACAGTGAGCAAAAGGCCAGCCGGCAAAAAAGAAAGAACAGGAATACGGAGTTAAgggtgaagaagaaaaacaacaaaagggGAAGTAGGAGGAATAAAAAGATGATTAGTAAGACATCGAAGAGGAGGCGTATCAGGGATGCTAATAATCCAGATAAGCCCGCCACTAGATTAATTGCTGATGATGTGGTGGTGGTTTTACTGAGCAGACTCCCGGTGAAATCACTTATGCGTTTCAAGTGTGTCTGTAAAAGATGGAAATTGATTATCGAAGATCCACACTTTATCCATTCACACCTTACCCATTCAGAAACACGTCCTTGTCTCTTTGTACTCCTTCCAAAGAGTAAACCATGGGAAGGTTGCGCAAGAGATTACGAGTCTTTCATTTCAGCTGATTTGCACTTGAGTGGCAGAGCAGCAAATGTTCACACCATAAGGAAAACAAAGCTACTGTATCGTGAAATTCTGGGACCCATTACAGGTTTGGTCTGTTTAGTTGACAACTGCGCTGTTCAAATACACAATGTCAGCACAATGGAATCAACACCATGGATCAAGTCAAAAGTGTGCATGAATCGAGAGAAAGATGATTGCATTGTAAACATTTTAGAGGAACCAAGATGTTATTTTGGTTTCGATCCTACTACCAAGAAACATAAAGCTATTTTCGTGTGGTGTAGAGGTAAATTCCAAGATTTTCCAGTTTGTGAGGTCTTGACAGTTGGGGATAATACATGGAGATAA